The following proteins come from a genomic window of Microbacterium sp. SY138:
- a CDS encoding glycoside hydrolase family 3 C-terminal domain-containing protein — MTEISASDLTLEEKASLTSGADFWTTKAIDRAGIPSVMMTDGPHGLRKQSGATDHLGLASSVPATCFPPAVGIGSSWDPEIIERVGAAIGVEAAIENVAVVLGPGINIKRSPLCGRNFEYFSEDPIVSGVLGAASVRGIQSKGVGTSLKHFAANNQEFDRMRASSDVDPRPLREIYLRGFERVVKDASPWTVMCSYNKLNGVWTSEDPWLLTSVLRDDWGFDGLVVSDWGAVNDRVAGVAAGLDLEMPASGGRTDAQLVAAVRAGTLEESVLDTAAGRAIELVRKAGERPAVAGPLDVDAHHALAREAAGRSIVLLKNEAALLPLAVDQKIAVIGAFATEPRFQGAGSSLINPTRVDKALDELRAVGGENVSYAAGFAVEGGTIATSGRTADDLRAEAVGVAEAADVAVVFLGLPAAEESEGFDRDHIDLPAPQLALLDAVLEVNPRVVVVLSNGGVVALPFADRVPAIVESWLLGQAGGSAVADVLYGAVNPSGKLTETVPARLEDNPSFGNFPGEFGHVRYGEGLLVGYRWYDAKGLDVTFPFGHGLSYTTFEYGRATADVGADGDIVVRVDVTNTGDRDGREVVQVYVAPAASIVQRAPRELKAFSSVALAAGETRTVELVVRREDLAYWDIRVDRWVVEGGTYAVDVAASSRDIRSTASVEVSGDEVHQELTMNSSIGDLISHPIAGPIVQQALGGLMGGLGGDAAAASMMPNDEAMQKMMASFPIGRLAGFPGLPVDFEQIEQLIAAANAGGPAAG, encoded by the coding sequence ATGACCGAGATCTCGGCTTCCGACCTCACCCTCGAGGAGAAGGCGTCGCTCACCAGCGGTGCGGACTTCTGGACCACGAAGGCCATCGACCGCGCGGGCATCCCGTCGGTGATGATGACCGACGGTCCGCACGGCCTGCGCAAGCAGTCCGGTGCCACCGATCACCTCGGTCTCGCGAGCAGCGTCCCCGCCACCTGCTTCCCACCCGCCGTCGGCATCGGCTCGTCATGGGATCCGGAGATCATCGAGCGCGTGGGCGCGGCGATCGGCGTGGAAGCCGCGATCGAGAACGTCGCCGTCGTGCTCGGCCCCGGCATCAACATCAAGCGCTCGCCGCTGTGCGGCCGCAACTTCGAGTACTTCTCGGAGGACCCGATCGTCTCCGGCGTCCTCGGCGCCGCCTCGGTCCGCGGTATCCAGTCGAAGGGCGTCGGCACCTCGCTCAAGCACTTCGCCGCGAACAACCAGGAGTTCGACCGCATGCGTGCGAGCTCCGACGTCGACCCCCGCCCGCTGCGTGAGATCTACCTGCGCGGGTTCGAACGCGTCGTGAAGGACGCCTCGCCGTGGACCGTCATGTGCTCGTACAACAAGCTCAACGGCGTCTGGACCTCGGAGGACCCGTGGCTGCTCACCAGCGTGCTGCGCGACGACTGGGGCTTCGACGGCCTCGTCGTGTCGGACTGGGGCGCCGTCAATGACCGCGTCGCCGGCGTCGCTGCAGGCCTCGACCTGGAGATGCCGGCGTCGGGAGGGCGCACGGATGCGCAGCTCGTCGCCGCCGTGCGTGCGGGAACGCTCGAGGAGAGCGTGCTCGACACCGCCGCGGGCCGCGCCATCGAGCTCGTGCGCAAGGCCGGGGAGCGCCCGGCCGTGGCAGGCCCGCTCGATGTCGATGCCCACCACGCACTCGCCCGCGAGGCGGCCGGTCGTTCCATCGTGCTGCTGAAGAACGAGGCTGCCCTGCTCCCGCTCGCCGTCGACCAGAAGATCGCCGTGATCGGCGCGTTCGCGACCGAGCCGCGGTTCCAGGGCGCGGGGTCTTCGCTGATCAACCCCACCCGCGTCGACAAGGCGCTCGATGAACTGCGTGCCGTGGGCGGCGAGAACGTCTCCTACGCCGCGGGCTTCGCCGTCGAAGGCGGCACCATCGCGACATCCGGTCGGACTGCCGACGACCTGCGGGCAGAGGCCGTCGGCGTCGCCGAGGCGGCAGACGTGGCCGTGGTCTTCCTCGGCCTCCCCGCTGCCGAGGAGTCGGAAGGCTTCGACCGCGATCACATCGACCTGCCGGCGCCGCAGCTCGCCCTGCTCGACGCCGTGCTCGAGGTCAATCCCCGCGTCGTGGTCGTGCTGTCCAACGGCGGCGTGGTGGCCCTGCCCTTCGCCGACCGCGTGCCGGCCATCGTCGAGAGCTGGCTGCTCGGTCAGGCCGGCGGCAGCGCGGTGGCCGACGTGCTCTACGGTGCCGTGAACCCCTCGGGCAAGCTCACCGAGACCGTGCCGGCCCGGCTCGAGGACAACCCGTCATTCGGCAACTTCCCCGGCGAGTTCGGACACGTGCGCTACGGCGAGGGTCTGCTGGTCGGCTACCGCTGGTACGACGCGAAGGGTCTCGACGTGACCTTCCCGTTCGGCCACGGACTCTCGTACACGACGTTCGAATACGGTCGAGCGACAGCCGATGTCGGTGCCGACGGGGACATCGTCGTGCGCGTCGACGTCACCAACACCGGTGACCGCGACGGGCGCGAGGTCGTGCAGGTCTACGTCGCCCCGGCCGCGTCGATCGTGCAGCGCGCACCTCGTGAGCTCAAGGCCTTCTCCTCGGTCGCGCTCGCTGCCGGGGAGACGCGCACGGTCGAGCTCGTCGTGCGGCGCGAAGACCTCGCCTACTGGGACATCCGCGTCGACCGCTGGGTGGTCGAGGGCGGCACCTATGCCGTCGATGTGGCCGCCTCCAGTCGCGACATCCGCTCGACCGCGTCGGTCGAGGTCTCGGGTGACGAGGTGCACCAGGAACTGACCATGAACTCCTCGATCGGCGACCTGATCTCGCACCCGATCGCCGGCCCCATCGTTCAGCAGGCGCTGGGTGGCCTGATGGGCGGGCTCGGTGGCGACGCGGCCGCGGCGTCGATGATGCCGAACGACGAGGCGATGCAGAAGATGATGGCCTCCTTCCCGATCGGACGCCTGGCCGGATTCCCCGGGCTCCCGGTCGACTTCGAGCAGATCGAGCAGCTGATCGCCGCGGCGAACGCAGGCGGTCCCGCCGCCGGCTGA
- a CDS encoding family 78 glycoside hydrolase catalytic domain produces the protein MTTVSAPRIEHHREPFGIGESAPRLSWTTTDAPAGWRQERYAVTVVRDDAEETVEVTSAEQVLVPWPTRALDSRERVGVRVAVQGADGRWSSESPQTWVEAGLLHPDDWSARPVGLDLDEDPESDARRATLVRRSFRLDGEVSRARLYATAHGLYEPEINGERVGSDTLSPGWTVYRERLRYYTYDVTALLVVGENALGAWLGDGWYRGRLGWRGGYRNVFGSDLSFLGQLEITYVDGRRETIVTDDSWKGALSPILRSGIYDGEDYDAREELPEWTTAAFDDAQWLPVAVRDRDPRTLVAPTAPPVRVTEEIAPVAVLTSPGGARILDFGQNLVGRVRISVTGPRGTTVTLRTAEVLQEGEIYTRPLRSARSSDSYTLAGRTGGEEWEPRFTFHGFRYAEVSGWPGDLDADVAAGALIARVLHTDLERTGWFTCSDPLVEQLHRNVVWGMRGNFVDIPTDCPQRDERVGWTGDVQVFGPTASTLFDVSGMLSGWLRDVEADQLPDGTVPWFVPVIPSHKVWSPIRAGAAWGDVATLLPWTLYQRFGDEGVLATQFESARRWVDKVESLAGPDRLWNEGFQLGDWLDPAAPPQDPGDARTDRYLVATAYFARSARAVADMARVLGRSADADRYGTLASEVAAAFRGAYVKPDGTMTSDAQTAYALAIVFDLLADETQRAIAGARLAALVHAADNRIATGFVGTPLVCDALTLTGHADAAYDLLLEQGCPSWLYQVVQGATTVWERWDAMLPDGTVNPGTMTSFNHYALGAVADWLHRSVAGLAPAEPGYRRIRFAPRPGGGLTHASAMQRTPYGDASIAWRVGEDELHVDLVVPVGATAELDLPGAVREELGHGAHARTVPLLP, from the coding sequence ATGACGACCGTCTCCGCACCCCGCATCGAGCACCACCGGGAACCGTTCGGCATCGGCGAGAGCGCACCGCGCCTGAGCTGGACCACCACGGATGCGCCTGCCGGCTGGCGCCAGGAGCGCTACGCCGTCACGGTGGTGCGCGACGACGCCGAGGAGACCGTCGAGGTCACGTCCGCCGAGCAGGTCCTGGTTCCCTGGCCGACTCGTGCGCTCGACTCCCGCGAGCGGGTCGGTGTGCGTGTGGCGGTGCAGGGCGCCGACGGCCGCTGGTCGAGCGAGAGCCCGCAGACCTGGGTGGAAGCCGGCCTCCTCCACCCCGACGACTGGTCGGCGCGGCCGGTCGGGCTCGACCTCGATGAGGACCCGGAGAGCGACGCCCGCCGCGCCACCCTGGTGCGGCGGAGCTTCCGGCTCGACGGTGAGGTCTCCCGCGCCCGGCTCTACGCCACCGCGCACGGCCTGTACGAACCCGAGATCAACGGCGAGCGCGTCGGCTCCGACACGCTGTCGCCGGGATGGACGGTCTATCGCGAACGGCTGCGGTACTACACCTACGACGTGACCGCCCTGCTCGTCGTCGGCGAGAACGCGCTCGGCGCCTGGCTCGGCGACGGCTGGTACCGCGGACGTCTCGGCTGGCGCGGCGGGTACCGCAACGTGTTCGGAAGCGATCTGTCGTTCCTCGGCCAGCTGGAGATCACCTATGTCGACGGACGACGCGAGACGATCGTGACCGACGACTCATGGAAGGGCGCGCTCTCCCCCATCCTCCGCTCCGGCATCTACGACGGCGAGGACTACGACGCACGCGAGGAGCTCCCGGAGTGGACGACCGCCGCCTTCGATGACGCGCAGTGGCTGCCTGTCGCGGTGCGCGATCGCGATCCGCGCACCCTGGTCGCACCGACGGCGCCACCTGTCCGGGTGACCGAGGAGATCGCCCCCGTCGCCGTGCTCACGTCACCCGGCGGCGCCCGCATCCTCGACTTCGGGCAGAACCTCGTGGGAAGGGTGCGCATCAGCGTGACCGGTCCGCGCGGCACGACCGTCACGCTGCGCACTGCGGAGGTTCTGCAGGAGGGGGAGATCTACACGCGGCCGCTGCGCAGCGCACGCTCCAGCGACTCCTACACACTCGCCGGACGCACCGGCGGCGAGGAATGGGAGCCGCGGTTCACATTCCACGGCTTCCGATACGCCGAGGTCTCCGGCTGGCCGGGCGACCTCGATGCGGATGTCGCGGCCGGCGCTCTGATCGCCCGTGTGCTGCACACCGACCTCGAGCGCACCGGGTGGTTCACCTGCTCCGATCCCCTGGTCGAGCAGTTGCACCGCAACGTCGTCTGGGGCATGCGCGGAAACTTCGTCGACATCCCCACCGACTGCCCGCAGCGTGATGAGCGCGTGGGGTGGACGGGCGACGTGCAGGTGTTCGGCCCGACCGCGTCGACGCTGTTCGACGTCTCGGGGATGCTGTCGGGATGGCTCCGTGACGTGGAGGCCGACCAGCTGCCCGACGGCACGGTCCCGTGGTTCGTGCCCGTGATCCCGTCGCACAAGGTGTGGTCTCCGATCCGCGCCGGCGCCGCCTGGGGAGATGTGGCGACGCTGCTGCCGTGGACCCTGTACCAGCGCTTCGGAGACGAGGGCGTTCTGGCGACGCAGTTCGAGAGCGCACGCCGATGGGTCGACAAGGTGGAATCACTGGCCGGACCCGACCGCCTGTGGAACGAGGGGTTCCAGCTCGGCGACTGGCTCGATCCCGCGGCGCCCCCGCAGGATCCGGGCGATGCCCGCACCGATCGGTATCTCGTCGCCACGGCGTACTTCGCCCGGTCGGCGCGAGCGGTCGCCGATATGGCTCGTGTGCTCGGACGCTCCGCCGACGCGGATCGTTACGGCACGCTCGCCTCCGAGGTCGCTGCCGCTTTCCGGGGTGCGTATGTGAAACCCGACGGCACGATGACCTCCGACGCCCAGACTGCGTACGCCCTGGCCATCGTCTTCGACCTGCTCGCCGACGAGACGCAGCGTGCGATCGCGGGGGCACGCCTCGCCGCGCTCGTGCATGCCGCGGACAACCGCATCGCGACCGGCTTCGTGGGCACGCCGCTCGTCTGCGACGCGCTCACCCTGACCGGCCACGCGGATGCCGCCTACGACCTTCTTCTCGAGCAGGGCTGCCCGTCCTGGCTGTACCAGGTCGTGCAGGGCGCGACCACGGTCTGGGAGCGGTGGGATGCGATGCTCCCCGACGGCACCGTGAACCCCGGGACCATGACCTCGTTCAATCACTACGCGCTGGGAGCGGTCGCGGACTGGTTGCACCGCAGCGTCGCCGGGCTCGCACCCGCAGAGCCCGGATACCGCCGCATCCGCTTCGCACCACGTCCCGGTGGCGGGCTCACCCATGCCTCGGCGATGCAGCGCACGCCCTACGGTGACGCCTCGATCGCGTGGCGCGTGGGCGAGGACGAGCTGCATGTCGACCTCGTGGTCCCGGTCGGCGCGACGGCCGAGCTCGACCTGCCCGGCGCGGTCCGTGAGGAGCTCGGGCACGGCGCGCACGCGCGCACCGTGCCCCTGCTTCCGTGA
- a CDS encoding MFS transporter — translation MNRLEGVTMKRWGVIAVLGSAQFVMVLDGTVMNVSISTVVSDLDTTVAAMQGAITFYTLTMAAFMLLGARLGDVWGRRRAFVIGSCIYAVGSLITAVSPNVQFLFLGWSVVEGLGAVLVIPAIAALVADNYRGRERITAFAIIGAVSGAAVAAGPLIGGFVTTYFDWRYVFAAEVLIMIGVVLCARIVTDPTPRQSVRIDVLSVALSSVGLVAVVFGMLQSKTWGWVLPLNPPTIGGVVVAPLGISPAAWFIVLGVVLLALFFSRQRLLERLGRSPLIHVGMFSITSLRSGLTVLGAQYTVTAGLFFMVPVYLQMTLGLDALETGIRIFPLSIALVLFSIVGTRLSRLLSPRTIVRIGQLTLVVSALILLGSATSDLRSGFFATGMFLAGAALGLLASQLGNVNMSSVTEKETSEVGGLQGVFQNLGSSLGTALIGSILIGALSTSFASGVAASDLPETTQATVASATQHGVTIVPAADVAAIAEKAGLDDADADTLATVYRDSQLSSLRIAFFGLILISLLSLFFSKGIPHANAVRRRHGQETADQEAG, via the coding sequence ATGAACAGGCTCGAAGGAGTCACCATGAAGAGATGGGGCGTCATCGCCGTCCTCGGCTCCGCGCAGTTCGTGATGGTGCTGGACGGCACCGTGATGAACGTGTCGATATCGACGGTGGTGTCCGACCTCGACACCACCGTGGCCGCGATGCAGGGCGCCATCACGTTCTACACCCTCACGATGGCGGCGTTCATGCTGCTCGGGGCGAGGCTGGGTGACGTGTGGGGCCGCCGCAGGGCGTTCGTCATCGGATCGTGCATCTATGCCGTGGGGTCGCTGATCACGGCGGTGAGTCCGAACGTGCAGTTCCTGTTCCTCGGCTGGTCGGTCGTCGAAGGTCTGGGTGCCGTGCTCGTCATCCCGGCGATCGCCGCCCTCGTCGCCGACAACTACCGCGGCCGTGAGCGCATCACGGCGTTCGCTATCATCGGCGCCGTCTCCGGGGCCGCCGTCGCGGCTGGACCACTGATCGGCGGATTCGTCACGACCTACTTCGACTGGCGCTACGTGTTCGCCGCCGAGGTGCTCATCATGATCGGCGTGGTGCTGTGCGCCCGGATCGTCACCGACCCGACGCCACGGCAGAGCGTGCGCATCGACGTCCTCAGCGTCGCGCTCTCGTCGGTCGGGCTGGTCGCGGTGGTGTTCGGGATGCTGCAGAGCAAGACGTGGGGGTGGGTGCTGCCGCTGAACCCGCCCACGATCGGCGGCGTCGTGGTCGCCCCTCTCGGCATCTCTCCCGCCGCCTGGTTCATCGTGCTCGGCGTCGTGCTCCTGGCCCTGTTCTTCTCGCGTCAGCGCCTGCTCGAACGCCTCGGCCGGTCGCCGCTCATCCACGTGGGGATGTTCTCGATCACCTCGCTCCGCAGCGGACTCACCGTCCTCGGGGCGCAGTACACCGTGACCGCCGGGCTCTTCTTCATGGTGCCGGTGTATCTGCAGATGACCCTCGGCCTCGATGCCCTGGAGACCGGGATCCGGATCTTCCCCCTCTCTATCGCTCTCGTGCTGTTCTCGATCGTGGGCACCCGACTCTCGCGCCTCTTGTCTCCGCGGACGATCGTGCGCATCGGACAGCTGACACTCGTCGTCAGCGCCCTCATCCTTCTCGGCTCCGCCACCAGCGACCTGCGCAGCGGCTTCTTCGCGACCGGGATGTTCCTCGCCGGAGCGGCCCTCGGACTCCTCGCCTCGCAGCTCGGGAACGTGAACATGTCGAGCGTGACCGAGAAGGAGACGAGCGAGGTCGGCGGGCTTCAAGGAGTGTTCCAGAACCTCGGCTCGTCGCTCGGAACGGCCCTGATCGGCTCGATCCTCATCGGTGCGCTGTCGACCTCGTTCGCCTCGGGAGTCGCGGCGAGCGACCTGCCCGAGACCACCCAGGCGACCGTGGCGAGCGCCACGCAGCACGGAGTCACCATCGTGCCCGCAGCCGACGTCGCCGCCATCGCGGAGAAGGCCGGGCTGGACGATGCCGACGCCGACACTCTCGCCACGGTCTACCGCGATTCGCAGCTGTCGTCGCTGCGCATCGCGTTCTTCGGGCTCATCCTCATCAGTCTGCTGTCGCTCTTCTTCTCGAAGGGGATACCCCACGCGAACGCCGTCCGCAGACGGCACGGCCAGGAGACGGCTGATCAGGAGGCCGGCTGA
- a CDS encoding potassium channel family protein yields MPRTDTVNAENVHTPSHRERDGQARGYAIILGLLIVSYGFCAAQPSTDPSPWAFLAMLATVAMVFYVTRARHLVQRVWWVVLSVAGAAAVIAALFGVDGPVLAIPLSAASMLALLVAPWAIIAHQVNRRGLDLEALLAAITAYILVGMFFAFVYNLISQISPTPMFGEESLDSLGNQLFFSFTALTTTGYGNLVPVGTTGQGIAIAEGITGQLFLITAVARIMRGASAKGRSSTPA; encoded by the coding sequence ATGCCCCGCACCGACACCGTGAACGCGGAGAACGTCCACACCCCCTCGCATCGCGAGCGGGACGGCCAGGCGCGCGGTTACGCGATCATCCTCGGTCTGCTCATCGTCTCGTACGGCTTCTGCGCGGCGCAGCCCAGCACCGACCCGAGCCCCTGGGCCTTCCTCGCCATGCTGGCGACAGTGGCGATGGTGTTCTACGTGACCCGTGCACGACATCTCGTGCAGCGTGTGTGGTGGGTGGTGCTCTCGGTCGCCGGTGCCGCCGCCGTCATCGCCGCGCTCTTCGGCGTCGACGGCCCGGTGCTCGCGATCCCGCTGTCGGCCGCATCGATGCTCGCTCTGCTGGTCGCTCCGTGGGCCATCATCGCGCATCAGGTCAACCGGCGGGGCCTCGACCTGGAGGCGCTGCTGGCGGCGATCACGGCCTACATCCTGGTCGGGATGTTCTTCGCCTTCGTCTACAACCTGATCTCGCAGATCTCCCCCACACCGATGTTCGGCGAGGAGAGCCTCGACTCGCTCGGCAACCAGCTGTTCTTCTCGTTCACCGCACTGACCACGACCGGATACGGCAATCTGGTCCCCGTCGGCACCACCGGACAGGGGATCGCCATCGCCGAGGGCATCACCGGGCAGCTGTTCCTGATCACGGCGGTCGCACGGATCATGCGCGGCGCGAGCGCGAAAGGCAGATCGAGCACGCCCGCCTGA
- a CDS encoding haloacid dehalogenase type II: MLRDITTIVFDVLGTLVDEPGGLRIAIEEAGGSPRDADELLGVWQRHIEGEQRRIARGERDYVDSGILDREAATRVAQTAGITDAATIDRLATATKRLPAWPDSCEGVARLAARFHVLGLSNANPESLRALGEHAGLRWHGALSADAVEAYKPSPRVYRLAVEEAGGDPERVLMVAAHAWDLRGAGDAGMRTAYVPRPVGDPPAETDAFDARFSTLAGLADALD, translated from the coding sequence ATGCTGCGCGACATCACCACGATCGTCTTCGACGTGCTGGGCACCCTGGTCGATGAACCCGGAGGGCTCCGCATCGCCATCGAGGAGGCGGGCGGCTCTCCCCGTGATGCCGATGAACTCCTCGGCGTCTGGCAACGTCATATCGAAGGGGAGCAGCGCCGGATCGCACGGGGTGAGCGCGACTATGTCGACTCCGGAATCCTTGATCGCGAGGCGGCGACTCGGGTGGCGCAGACTGCGGGGATCACGGATGCCGCGACGATCGATCGCCTCGCCACCGCGACGAAGCGTCTTCCCGCCTGGCCGGATTCGTGCGAGGGCGTCGCGCGGCTTGCCGCCCGCTTCCATGTTCTCGGGCTGTCGAATGCGAACCCGGAGTCGCTGCGCGCGCTGGGGGAGCACGCCGGACTGCGATGGCACGGGGCGCTCTCCGCGGATGCCGTCGAGGCCTATAAGCCCTCACCGCGGGTCTACCGGCTCGCGGTGGAGGAGGCAGGGGGCGACCCGGAGAGAGTGCTCATGGTCGCCGCTCACGCCTGGGACCTCAGAGGCGCCGGAGATGCAGGGATGAGGACCGCGTACGTGCCGCGTCCGGTGGGTGATCCGCCCGCGGAGACCGACGCCTTCGACGCTCGCTTCTCCACCCTGGCCGGGCTGGCGGATGCGTTGGACTGA
- a CDS encoding sodium-dependent transporter produces MATAATQTHKREAFGSRNVFILSAIGSAVGLGNIWRFPYVAYEGGGGAFLIPYLCALLTAGIPLLFFDYAIGHRFRGSAPLAFRRMHRAAEPLGWWQVLICVVIAVYYAVIIAWAAMYTWFSAQLTWGAGNENDFFFIDFLRSADVAEVGVSTDFVPQVGIPLVVVWLIVIVIMALGVKRGIGRANMILMPLLTVMFAILVVQSLFLPGAMDGLNAFFTPNWEALADPGVWASAYGHIFFSLSVAFGIMVTYSSYLKRKTDLTGSGLVVAFANSGFEILAGIGVFAALGFMAQAQGTEVAGVASSGIGLAFIAFPTIVSQATGGSIIGVLFFGALVFAGVTSLISILEVIVAALQDKLGWARVRTTLTVAIPLAIISMALFSTTTALSVLDTADAFVNSFGIMAVALVAVIIVAWLLHKLPVLVEHLNRRSSFRVGTVWKVLVGVLAPVVLGYLFVSELIAKTSEPYSGYPAWFLAIFGWGMVIALVVLALILSALPWSTRSHAKDDPEYDEFLSEEHYEPDTETSAIPAVGTTKGAGA; encoded by the coding sequence ATGGCCACCGCAGCGACGCAGACCCACAAACGTGAAGCCTTCGGCTCGCGCAATGTGTTCATCCTCTCGGCGATCGGCTCCGCGGTCGGCCTCGGGAACATCTGGCGGTTCCCCTACGTCGCCTACGAGGGCGGTGGCGGAGCCTTCCTGATCCCGTACCTGTGTGCTCTGCTCACGGCCGGGATCCCGCTGCTGTTCTTCGACTACGCGATCGGTCACCGATTCCGTGGGTCGGCGCCGCTGGCGTTCCGTCGCATGCACCGTGCGGCCGAGCCTCTCGGCTGGTGGCAGGTGCTCATCTGCGTCGTGATCGCGGTCTACTACGCGGTGATCATCGCCTGGGCGGCGATGTACACGTGGTTCTCGGCCCAGCTCACCTGGGGCGCGGGCAACGAGAACGACTTCTTCTTCATCGACTTCCTGCGATCGGCGGACGTCGCCGAGGTCGGTGTATCGACCGATTTCGTCCCACAGGTCGGCATCCCGCTCGTCGTGGTCTGGCTGATCGTGATCGTCATCATGGCGCTGGGCGTCAAGCGCGGCATCGGCCGGGCGAACATGATCCTGATGCCGCTGCTCACCGTGATGTTCGCGATCCTCGTGGTGCAGTCCCTGTTCCTCCCGGGAGCCATGGACGGCCTCAACGCCTTCTTCACCCCGAACTGGGAGGCACTGGCCGACCCCGGCGTCTGGGCATCCGCCTACGGACACATCTTCTTCTCGCTCTCCGTCGCCTTCGGCATCATGGTGACCTACTCGTCCTACCTGAAGCGGAAGACCGATCTGACCGGTTCCGGGCTCGTGGTGGCCTTCGCCAACTCCGGTTTCGAGATCCTCGCCGGCATCGGCGTCTTCGCGGCGCTGGGATTCATGGCGCAGGCGCAGGGAACGGAGGTGGCCGGTGTCGCGTCCTCCGGAATCGGCCTCGCCTTCATCGCCTTCCCCACGATCGTCTCGCAGGCCACGGGAGGGTCGATCATCGGTGTGCTGTTCTTCGGAGCCCTGGTGTTCGCCGGCGTCACCTCCCTCATCTCGATCCTCGAGGTGATCGTGGCCGCACTGCAGGACAAGCTGGGATGGGCGCGCGTGCGCACGACCCTCACGGTCGCGATCCCGTTGGCGATCATCTCGATGGCGCTCTTCTCGACGACCACGGCCCTGTCGGTGCTCGACACGGCCGACGCCTTCGTCAACTCGTTCGGCATCATGGCGGTCGCGCTGGTGGCGGTCATCATCGTGGCCTGGCTGCTGCACAAGCTGCCGGTGCTGGTCGAGCACCTCAATCGGCGTTCGAGTTTCCGGGTGGGCACCGTCTGGAAGGTGCTCGTCGGGGTTCTCGCGCCGGTCGTTCTCGGATACCTCTTCGTCAGCGAGCTCATCGCGAAGACCTCCGAACCGTACAGCGGCTATCCCGCCTGGTTCCTCGCCATCTTCGGCTGGGGGATGGTCATCGCCCTGGTCGTCCTGGCGCTGATCCTGTCGGCGCTGCCCTGGAGCACGCGCTCGCATGCGAAGGACGACCCCGAGTACGACGAGTTCCTCTCCGAGGAGCACTACGAACCGGATACCGAGACCTCGGCGATACCGGCAGTCGGCACGACGAAGGGAGCCGGCGCATGA
- a CDS encoding methionine/alanine import family NSS transporter small subunit, with translation MTPIAIVMMIVAMVTVWGGLIAGIVNLARHPEESETEPAPPVEL, from the coding sequence ATGACTCCGATCGCGATCGTCATGATGATCGTCGCCATGGTCACGGTGTGGGGTGGCCTGATCGCCGGGATCGTCAACCTGGCGCGTCATCCCGAGGAATCGGAGACCGAACCGGCGCCGCCCGTCGAACTCTGA